From one Paenibacillus terrae HPL-003 genomic stretch:
- a CDS encoding ABC transporter ATP-binding protein → MIELREVTKTFTEEKAVDQLALTVKKGSIFGLLGSNGAGKTTLLKIIAGIYRPDTGKVLISGQPVYEQPEVKQHILFMPDTPYFFPQATIRQMARFYRSIYPSWSEERYIQLTDIFKLDPKRKLHRFSKGMKRQAAFLLALSCMPELLILDEPIDGLDPVMRRMIKNLLFQETAAREMTVVISSHNLREIEDMCDHVGIMHQGRMLLEKEVDDLKSDTHKVQVAFRESAHEEAVYKQLSVVHKERRGSVLLLIIRGERERITETIQAYEPHVFDLLPLTLEEIFIYEMEDAGYDIQPILL, encoded by the coding sequence TTGATTGAATTAAGGGAAGTCACAAAGACATTTACAGAAGAAAAGGCTGTTGATCAGCTCGCCCTTACGGTGAAGAAAGGCTCTATTTTTGGACTTTTGGGCTCCAACGGAGCAGGTAAAACGACGCTGCTCAAAATCATCGCCGGGATTTACCGACCGGATACTGGCAAGGTGCTAATCAGTGGGCAGCCGGTGTATGAGCAGCCGGAAGTTAAGCAGCACATTCTGTTTATGCCGGATACCCCCTATTTTTTTCCGCAAGCGACGATTCGCCAGATGGCCCGGTTTTACCGCTCCATTTATCCGAGCTGGAGTGAGGAACGCTACATACAGCTTACCGATATTTTCAAGCTTGACCCGAAGCGTAAACTTCACCGTTTTTCCAAGGGGATGAAGCGTCAGGCCGCTTTTTTGCTTGCCCTGAGCTGCATGCCTGAACTGCTGATTTTGGATGAGCCGATTGATGGGCTGGACCCCGTGATGCGGCGGATGATCAAAAATCTGTTGTTCCAGGAAACCGCAGCGCGTGAGATGACTGTCGTGATTTCATCCCATAATTTGCGTGAAATTGAAGACATGTGTGATCATGTCGGCATTATGCATCAGGGACGTATGTTGTTGGAAAAAGAGGTTGACGACCTCAAGTCCGATACGCATAAGGTGCAGGTTGCTTTTCGTGAAAGCGCGCATGAGGAAGCCGTATACAAGCAACTTTCGGTTGTACATAAGGAGCGCAGAGGTAGTGTTTTGCTGCTTATTATCCGGGGGGAACGAGAGCGGATTACAGAAACGATTCAGGCGTATGAGCCGCATGTGTTTGATTTGCTGCCGTTGACGCTGGAGGAAATTTTCATTTATGAAATGGAGGACGCAGGTTATGACATCCAACCGATTCTTCTGTAG
- a CDS encoding multidrug ABC transporter permease produces the protein MTSNRFFCSGGVIRQSLKQHGWIGLLYLAGLLFTVPLPLFMSTGNERVPTVLKSLFDSTNSGDGMQNIILLAVPVLAGVVLLRFIQRQGSSDLYHSLPLRREHLLTAHLISGLILLIVPIWLTAGVTALVNMSVELPFIFHINDIGSWALVVSVLTIFLFAFTVFVGICVGQSLLQSVVVYALLLLPFFLYSMISRFLGHNLYGYSQIIGTIVQSSNGVGLRSSNNIWYSLSPFARIMDLSSSAFSYVELLIYVGVSLLFVILSYVLYRKRLTEKATQAMAFTFFQPVFKAGVMLCAILLIGEYLYSTGGQGGDWSIFGYVLGAILGYIAVEMVIRKTWQIVRIRALLELVAYSAVLGLAMYIPTSSWIGYEERIPTAHSVEQVYAGPNLYLDGGSTQKNLYFSQDKAFIAAVLNLQRELVRTHSAGETSGSNKEPQQRISIAYCLDDGSIMTRSYTFPEQPFRAALAKVMLSEPYKTVSYSLDKLYGKAETISIQSADDNERRVVLTDPEDIREFEAVLKEDVLGMSYSEMQAGSYALGNIEILNKPSSISAEEPEWTRNLSYNWRLSFHKLNAWLERKGYADKVMITSKDMISVRAIPMVSQEKEPYQPGKYIEAADLFRILQQKYKVSTIKDPKLWNTVLDNRNNYSYDPQVEKGTYLFQVKIKSISGSGFHTVYYLLTPKDITPELAKVLPTAP, from the coding sequence ATGACATCCAACCGATTCTTCTGTAGCGGCGGCGTGATTCGCCAAAGCCTGAAACAGCATGGCTGGATCGGTCTGTTGTACTTGGCGGGGTTATTGTTTACGGTGCCACTGCCACTATTTATGAGTACTGGAAACGAGCGAGTGCCCACGGTTTTGAAAAGCCTGTTCGATAGTACAAACTCAGGCGATGGAATGCAAAATATCATTTTATTGGCCGTACCTGTGCTGGCGGGTGTGGTGCTGCTTCGTTTTATTCAGCGTCAGGGCTCCTCGGATTTATATCACAGCCTGCCTTTACGCAGAGAGCATCTGTTAACGGCACATTTAATTAGCGGTCTGATCCTTTTAATTGTACCCATATGGCTGACTGCTGGAGTAACGGCCCTGGTAAACATGTCGGTTGAGCTGCCTTTTATTTTCCATATCAATGATATTGGATCATGGGCTTTGGTTGTATCGGTTCTTACGATTTTCCTGTTTGCTTTTACCGTGTTTGTAGGTATCTGTGTAGGACAATCGCTGTTGCAATCCGTTGTAGTGTATGCTTTGCTGCTGTTGCCCTTTTTTTTGTACTCCATGATTAGTCGTTTTCTGGGTCACAATCTATATGGTTACTCTCAGATTATTGGAACTATTGTTCAAAGTAGTAATGGCGTGGGGTTGCGTAGCAGCAATAATATTTGGTATAGTTTATCGCCGTTCGCCCGCATTATGGATTTGTCGAGTAGCGCATTTTCATATGTGGAGCTGCTTATTTATGTTGGTGTTTCCTTGCTGTTTGTGATTTTAAGCTATGTGCTATATCGCAAACGGCTCACAGAGAAGGCAACGCAGGCCATGGCCTTTACCTTCTTCCAACCCGTTTTTAAGGCAGGAGTTATGTTATGTGCCATACTGCTGATAGGAGAATATTTATATAGCACAGGAGGCCAGGGGGGAGACTGGTCGATCTTCGGGTATGTGCTTGGAGCTATTTTGGGCTATATTGCTGTGGAGATGGTAATCCGCAAGACGTGGCAAATTGTACGTATTCGTGCTTTGCTGGAGTTGGTCGCATACAGTGCAGTTTTGGGACTGGCAATGTACATCCCCACATCTAGCTGGATAGGCTACGAGGAACGGATTCCAACCGCGCATTCAGTCGAGCAAGTCTATGCTGGGCCCAATTTGTATCTGGACGGGGGATCAACACAGAAAAATCTTTATTTTTCGCAGGATAAAGCTTTTATCGCCGCTGTGCTGAATTTACAGCGTGAGCTTGTGAGAACACATTCAGCTGGAGAGACGTCCGGGTCCAATAAAGAACCTCAACAAAGGATATCCATTGCCTATTGTCTGGATGATGGTTCCATTATGACTCGCAGCTATACATTTCCTGAGCAGCCTTTCCGAGCAGCGCTGGCGAAAGTGATGCTGTCTGAGCCGTATAAAACAGTAAGCTACTCACTTGATAAGCTGTATGGTAAAGCGGAGACGATCAGCATTCAATCGGCAGACGATAATGAACGGCGAGTTGTTTTGACTGATCCGGAAGATATTCGTGAATTTGAAGCTGTACTGAAAGAAGATGTTTTGGGCATGAGCTATAGTGAAATGCAGGCAGGCTCTTACGCGTTGGGGAATATTGAAATTCTGAACAAACCTTCATCTATTTCAGCAGAAGAACCAGAATGGACTCGCAACCTCTCCTATAATTGGCGCTTATCTTTCCACAAGCTGAATGCTTGGCTGGAACGCAAAGGATACGCCGACAAGGTGATGATCACGTCGAAAGACATGATATCGGTTCGAGCTATTCCAATGGTTTCTCAAGAGAAGGAGCCGTATCAGCCCGGTAAGTATATTGAAGCAGCGGATTTATTCAGGATATTGCAGCAGAAGTATAAAGTCTCCACAATTAAAGATCCCAAACTTTGGAATACTGTGCTGGATAACCGCAATAATTATAGCTATGATCCACAAGTGGAGAAAGGCACTTATCTGTTCCAAGTCAAAATCAAGTCCATCAGCGGTTCCGGCTTTCATACGGTTTATTACTTATTAACTCCAAAAGACATCACACCGGAGCTTGCAAAGGTTCTGCCAACAGCTCCTTAA
- a CDS encoding class I SAM-dependent methyltransferase — MKYTEDREFLQLLKHHEESFSGWDFSFISDTGRVASEPLDWSYVSKAMTFIHTSKAMLDMGTGGGELLSRLRPFPEIVYATEAYAPNIPVAKERLEPLGVRVMAIDDDNSLPFDDAGFDLVLNKHESFSPAEVRRILRPSGTFLTQQVGGLDCVGINDRMEAPYSEYADWSLSQAITDLESNGFEIVEQREQFPIQRFYDIGALVYYLKAIEWQIADFQPEGYMEQLYGLHLDIQRDGYWDVKQHRFLIHARAV; from the coding sequence ATGAAATATACAGAAGATCGTGAATTTCTACAGCTATTAAAGCATCATGAAGAGTCCTTTTCCGGATGGGATTTCTCATTTATCTCGGATACAGGACGGGTCGCAAGCGAGCCTTTGGACTGGTCATATGTCAGCAAGGCTATGACGTTTATCCATACATCGAAGGCAATGCTGGATATGGGGACAGGCGGGGGCGAGCTATTGTCCCGGTTGCGCCCTTTTCCAGAGATCGTATATGCGACAGAAGCGTATGCGCCGAATATTCCTGTTGCCAAGGAACGATTGGAGCCGCTGGGTGTGCGCGTTATGGCTATAGATGATGACAATTCACTTCCATTTGACGATGCCGGGTTCGATCTTGTGCTGAATAAGCACGAGTCATTTTCGCCAGCGGAAGTGCGACGTATTTTGCGTCCGAGCGGGACGTTTTTGACCCAACAGGTGGGGGGCCTGGATTGTGTGGGCATTAACGACCGTATGGAAGCGCCTTATAGTGAGTATGCGGACTGGTCCCTTTCTCAAGCGATTACAGATCTGGAAAGCAACGGCTTCGAAATCGTAGAGCAGCGGGAACAGTTTCCAATACAGCGATTTTACGATATCGGAGCGCTTGTCTACTACTTAAAGGCGATTGAATGGCAGATTGCTGATTTTCAGCCAGAGGGATATATGGAACAGCTGTATGGCCTACATCTGGACATTCAACGTGATGGGTATTGGGACGTGAAACAGCACCGTTTTTTGATCCATGCCAGAGCAGTATAG
- a CDS encoding PstS family phosphate ABC transporter substrate-binding protein, with protein sequence MSDPKGVITEPETGTSMRLAWFWPWLGGTFMFGLFSVMFNVIWSMAVASNVQILLRREDVTDTAVIVMMILYAWIVGLIFAAYGVWSARTSSLHKLPLMLTGLLSLLCGLGLWMVGLQGSGGQPSEVWGGSWQLFSIYHAWAEPVLEVLEPYTQHGEIWFLLTALLPIAGMVVGVGVDRYPAVTGENGKEDHRWQWVVAAMSAALVIVLTIALMLPHRPLIAERDFPVVDGATAAIPFAQDMLHELTGMSKARAAHELRFNTTHQAYVNLIDKKADLILVAGPSDGELQLAKSQGVKMKLTPIGRDAFIFLVHMDNPVHNLSSKQIRRIYEGSIHNWSEVGGKDQPIVAYQREENSGSQTYMQKKVMADHDMAEPPRERTIGIMGGMINAVADFNKDHNALGYSFYYFANVMHKRQEVKFLSIDGMMPNKEHIRSQQYPFTAQLFVVTREGERSSPSVQRLLQWLQSEEGKRIIEKDGFVPINP encoded by the coding sequence ATGTCTGATCCAAAGGGAGTTATAACCGAGCCGGAAACAGGCACCTCCATGCGGCTAGCATGGTTTTGGCCGTGGCTGGGCGGTACATTTATGTTTGGATTGTTTTCAGTCATGTTTAATGTCATTTGGAGTATGGCTGTGGCGTCTAATGTGCAGATTCTGCTGAGGCGCGAAGATGTGACGGATACTGCGGTAATTGTGATGATGATATTATACGCCTGGATTGTTGGACTGATTTTTGCGGCTTATGGTGTCTGGAGTGCACGTACTTCCAGTCTGCACAAGCTTCCGCTCATGCTGACAGGGCTGTTATCATTATTATGTGGCCTGGGTTTATGGATGGTGGGGTTACAAGGCTCTGGCGGTCAACCATCCGAAGTGTGGGGCGGCTCGTGGCAACTGTTTTCAATCTATCACGCGTGGGCGGAGCCTGTGCTGGAGGTATTGGAGCCGTATACACAGCATGGTGAAATCTGGTTTCTGCTGACTGCACTGCTGCCGATAGCCGGAATGGTAGTGGGTGTTGGGGTGGATCGTTATCCGGCGGTGACAGGAGAGAACGGAAAGGAAGATCATAGATGGCAATGGGTCGTTGCCGCTATGTCTGCCGCGCTCGTTATTGTGCTGACCATTGCACTAATGCTGCCTCATCGTCCGTTGATCGCAGAACGGGATTTTCCAGTGGTCGATGGGGCTACAGCGGCGATTCCGTTCGCACAGGATATGCTGCATGAGCTGACCGGAATGAGCAAGGCGCGCGCAGCGCACGAATTGAGATTCAACACGACGCATCAGGCGTATGTAAATCTGATCGACAAGAAGGCTGATCTGATTCTGGTGGCCGGACCATCCGATGGGGAGCTGCAACTTGCGAAAAGTCAGGGAGTGAAAATGAAGCTTACTCCAATTGGGCGGGATGCGTTTATTTTTCTCGTTCACATGGACAATCCGGTTCATAATCTGTCCTCAAAGCAGATTCGTCGCATTTATGAAGGCTCCATTCATAATTGGAGTGAAGTGGGAGGCAAGGACCAGCCGATTGTAGCCTATCAGCGGGAAGAAAATTCGGGAAGTCAGACATATATGCAAAAGAAAGTGATGGCAGACCATGACATGGCCGAGCCGCCCCGGGAGCGCACGATTGGCATCATGGGTGGTATGATTAATGCAGTCGCCGATTTTAACAAGGATCACAATGCGCTCGGGTATTCGTTTTATTATTTTGCCAATGTGATGCATAAGCGACAAGAAGTTAAATTCTTGTCCATTGATGGAATGATGCCAAACAAGGAGCATATCCGTTCGCAGCAATATCCGTTCACCGCTCAATTGTTCGTGGTCACACGGGAAGGAGAGAGGTCCAGCCCTTCGGTTCAGCGGCTGCTCCAATGGCTGCAAAGCGAAGAGGGCAAACGGATCATTGAAAAAGACGGTTTTGTTCCGATAAATCCGTAG
- a CDS encoding aldo/keto reductase — translation MSQQKKSVFTWADGREVPLIGQGTWHIGEKASLRQEEMRALQLGLDLGMTLVDTAEMYAEGGAGIACTGKCSGSEYPAHS, via the coding sequence ATGAGCCAACAGAAGAAAAGTGTATTCACATGGGCTGATGGCCGTGAGGTGCCACTGATCGGACAGGGTACATGGCATATAGGTGAAAAAGCTTCGCTTCGGCAAGAGGAAATGCGCGCGCTTCAACTTGGCTTGGATCTGGGCATGACGTTGGTCGATACGGCTGAAATGTATGCTGAGGGTGGTGCAGGAATCGCATGTACGGGAAAATGCAGCGGCAGTGAATATCCAGCTCACTCCTGA